Proteins encoded in a region of the Bradyrhizobium sp. CB3481 genome:
- a CDS encoding ABC transporter permease gives MSRLMLLTCQLLVAVVALGLWQFFATVEVFGKILLPPFFFSTPVDVGSQIVKWFSSGVIWQHLIITLWESILAFVIGSIGGVLVGFWFARQPIVAAVFDPYVKMINALPRVVLAPIFALWLGLGIWSKVALGVTLVFFIVFFNVYQGVKEVSNTVLDNGRMLGMNERQLMRHVYWPSALSWMFSSLHTSVGFAVVGAVVGEYLGSARGLGYLIQQAEGVFDVAGVFAGMFVLSAFVILIDMGVTVVEKRLLVWRPAAAEGRG, from the coding sequence ATGTCTCGATTAATGCTTCTCACATGTCAGCTTTTGGTCGCCGTCGTCGCGCTGGGGCTGTGGCAGTTCTTCGCGACCGTAGAGGTGTTCGGAAAAATCCTGCTGCCGCCGTTCTTCTTCTCCACGCCGGTCGATGTCGGCAGCCAGATCGTCAAATGGTTTTCGAGCGGCGTGATCTGGCAACACCTGATCATCACGCTCTGGGAATCCATCCTCGCCTTTGTGATCGGCTCGATTGGCGGCGTCCTCGTCGGCTTCTGGTTCGCGCGCCAACCCATCGTCGCCGCCGTGTTCGATCCCTATGTGAAGATGATCAACGCGCTGCCGCGCGTGGTGCTGGCGCCGATCTTCGCGCTGTGGCTCGGGCTCGGAATCTGGTCCAAGGTCGCCCTCGGCGTGACGCTGGTATTCTTCATCGTGTTCTTCAACGTCTATCAGGGCGTCAAGGAGGTCTCGAATACCGTGCTCGACAATGGCCGCATGCTCGGCATGAACGAGCGGCAATTGATGCGCCACGTCTACTGGCCCTCGGCGCTGTCCTGGATGTTCTCCTCGCTGCACACCTCGGTCGGCTTTGCCGTGGTCGGTGCCGTCGTCGGCGAGTATCTCGGCTCGGCCCGCGGTCTCGGTTATCTGATCCAGCAGGCCGAAGGCGTGTTCGACGTCGCCGGCGTGTTCGCCGGCATGTTCGTGCTGTCGGCGTTCGTTATCTTGATCGATATGGGCGTGACGGTGGTGGAAAAGCGGCTGCTGGTGTGGCGGCCGGCCGCGGCAGAGGGCAGGGGGTAA